The proteins below come from a single Arthrobacter crystallopoietes genomic window:
- a CDS encoding LysR family transcriptional regulator has product MLDIKRLQILLKVVETGSVTAAADELFYTPSAVSQQLRKLEEEVGQPLLQRRSRGMVPTDAGHVLASHARSILREMDAAVADLAQIAGLKRGSLSLGTFPTLGGSFLPIVISRFRREYPAIRLDVRSSRLEGLVELLAKGEVGLCLLWEYDWHRLDPKMFELTQVFVEPTVLVVGAEHRLAGEGKVDMADLAQEQWIVRANEHPVAEVLERSCNSAGFAPHIAFQANDYQEAQAMVSVGLGIALAPQTAVVNQHPGVRVLQLGDSVPSRRVMLAQRHDRVRAPVEVAFQSMLLAVGEQWSAGVHD; this is encoded by the coding sequence ATGCTGGACATCAAAAGACTGCAGATATTACTGAAGGTTGTCGAGACAGGTTCCGTTACCGCTGCAGCGGACGAGTTGTTCTATACCCCATCGGCGGTATCGCAGCAGCTGCGCAAGCTTGAGGAAGAGGTGGGGCAGCCGCTGCTCCAGCGTCGCTCCCGGGGTATGGTCCCCACTGATGCCGGACACGTCCTTGCCAGCCATGCCCGTTCCATCCTGCGGGAAATGGACGCAGCCGTTGCCGACCTTGCGCAGATCGCGGGACTCAAGCGGGGCAGCTTGAGCCTGGGCACCTTTCCGACGCTGGGAGGATCGTTCCTGCCGATCGTTATCAGCAGGTTCCGCCGCGAGTATCCTGCCATCAGGCTGGATGTACGCAGCAGCAGGCTCGAAGGGCTGGTGGAACTGCTTGCCAAAGGCGAAGTGGGGCTCTGCCTTCTCTGGGAGTACGACTGGCACCGGCTCGATCCGAAAATGTTCGAGCTCACGCAGGTCTTCGTCGAACCCACAGTGCTGGTAGTCGGCGCCGAACACAGGCTGGCAGGGGAGGGCAAAGTGGACATGGCTGATCTCGCCCAGGAGCAGTGGATTGTCCGGGCCAACGAGCATCCGGTCGCCGAGGTGCTTGAACGGAGCTGTAATTCCGCCGGCTTCGCACCCCATATTGCCTTCCAGGCCAACGACTACCAGGAGGCACAGGCGATGGTGAGCGTCGGGCTCGGCATCGCCTTGGCGCCGCAGACCGCCGTCGTCAATCAGCACCCCGGCGTCAGGGTGCTGCAGTTGGGCGATTCCGTTCCGTCGCGGCGGGTCATGTTGGCCCAACGCCACGACAGGGTGAGGGCGCCGGTGGAGGTGGCATTCCAGTCAATGCTGCTTGCCGTCGGGGAGCAATGGAGCGCCGGCGTCCACGATTGA
- a CDS encoding MFS transporter, protein MAAPVMTRQRTDAAWIVVVLAGITAAMHIWKLPSAIPVIQSELDMSLVEAGVLLGLVQVAGMAGGLAVSLFAEMIGARRCLLIGLGLLFAGSVVGGFAETAGLLMVCRAVEGAGFLLATVVAPGLIRANTPLRRVNTAVGFWSAYQGCATFVGLIASALVLQVTDWHTWWWIMAALTLVPVPLVLAFVPKDPAGDGNGLKAAVQRIGVTVRSPKPWVAGVVFGCYTIQWMAVVGFLPTIYQQNGVSGIWPGVLSAVVGGLNAVGAIATAPLLQRGVTARRLIIPTFILMGTTSLLTFAVDWTTVPGGIAIQFACVAAFSLVGAAIPSTLTRMAVDLAPPGGSTPAAMGLMQQIFNVGNFTGPAIVAWLATATGGWDSTWWMTCTFAALGIGLSLYLSEKRLGLSFAHR, encoded by the coding sequence GTGGCGGCTCCGGTCATGACTCGGCAGCGCACGGATGCGGCTTGGATCGTCGTCGTGCTTGCGGGCATTACCGCAGCCATGCATATCTGGAAGCTGCCGTCAGCGATCCCTGTTATCCAGTCCGAACTGGACATGTCCCTGGTGGAGGCCGGGGTGCTGCTGGGACTCGTGCAGGTGGCTGGCATGGCGGGCGGACTGGCCGTCTCCCTGTTCGCCGAGATGATCGGCGCGCGCCGCTGCCTGCTGATCGGACTGGGCCTGCTGTTTGCCGGCTCCGTGGTCGGCGGCTTCGCGGAGACCGCCGGACTGCTGATGGTTTGCCGGGCCGTGGAAGGTGCCGGATTCCTGCTGGCTACCGTCGTCGCACCCGGCTTGATCCGCGCCAACACTCCTCTGCGCAGGGTCAACACCGCCGTGGGTTTCTGGAGCGCCTATCAAGGATGCGCCACCTTCGTTGGCCTGATTGCGAGCGCGCTGGTGCTGCAGGTGACGGACTGGCATACCTGGTGGTGGATCATGGCGGCCCTCACGCTGGTGCCGGTGCCGCTGGTGCTCGCCTTCGTTCCGAAGGATCCGGCGGGCGACGGCAACGGGCTGAAGGCAGCGGTACAGCGGATCGGCGTGACCGTGCGGTCGCCGAAACCGTGGGTGGCTGGCGTCGTCTTCGGTTGTTACACCATCCAGTGGATGGCCGTGGTTGGCTTCCTGCCCACTATTTACCAGCAGAACGGCGTCAGCGGGATCTGGCCGGGCGTGCTCAGCGCGGTGGTCGGCGGCCTCAATGCGGTCGGCGCAATCGCCACCGCTCCCCTGTTGCAGCGCGGCGTCACCGCGCGCCGGCTCATCATCCCCACCTTCATTCTCATGGGTACGACGTCGTTGCTCACCTTTGCGGTGGACTGGACCACTGTGCCGGGAGGCATTGCAATCCAGTTCGCTTGCGTGGCGGCCTTCTCCCTGGTCGGGGCCGCGATACCCTCCACGCTCACGCGGATGGCTGTCGACCTGGCCCCGCCGGGCGGCTCCACCCCGGCGGCTATGGGCCTGATGCAGCAGATCTTCAACGTCGGCAACTTCACCGGGCCGGCCATCGTCGCCTGGCTGGCCACTGCCACCGGGGGCTGGGACTCCACTTGGTGGATGACCTGCACCTTCGCCGCGCTCGGGATCGGGCTGAGCCTCTACCTGAGCGAGAAGCGCCTCGGGCTGAGCTTCGCGCACCGCTAG
- a CDS encoding glycine cleavage T C-terminal barrel domain-containing protein translates to MSQTIPGSGPARQSAANLPGPVPHPDITLYTRLRKSPYFWKSREHGVAAYSVYNHTYHPRHYGDPVSEYWSLLNDVTMWDVGVERQLQISGPQAFEFTNMLTPRDLPKCQVGQCKYVFITADDGGIINDPILLRVAEDKFWLSLADSDVHLWAMGLAHAGGWDVTVEEVDVAPVQIQGPKAKGLMSDLFGQQILDMPYYHLQHHTLNGMDVVVSRTGYTGEIGYEIYLYNATLNAGKLWDTIWEAGQAHDLRVIGPSHIRRIEAGMLAYGCDITLGTNPLEVGYDYDWMVDLDQEADFIGREALRKARTDGIGRLIVGVEIGGDPLGSYNDGSMIEPFRVTTHGGVPAGEVTSACHSPRLQRNIGLAMVLIAHSRLGTELTIHTPDGARPGTVVQKPFVDPTKATPKD, encoded by the coding sequence ATGTCGCAGACCATTCCCGGTTCCGGTCCGGCCCGGCAGTCCGCCGCAAACCTGCCAGGCCCTGTCCCGCATCCGGACATCACGCTCTATACGCGGCTGCGGAAATCACCCTACTTCTGGAAGTCGCGGGAGCACGGCGTAGCGGCGTACAGCGTCTACAACCACACCTACCACCCGCGTCACTACGGCGATCCGGTCAGCGAATACTGGTCCTTGCTGAACGATGTCACTATGTGGGACGTCGGCGTGGAGCGGCAGCTGCAGATCAGCGGCCCGCAGGCTTTCGAGTTCACCAACATGCTCACCCCTCGCGATCTGCCCAAGTGCCAGGTAGGCCAGTGCAAGTACGTCTTCATCACCGCTGATGACGGCGGAATCATCAACGATCCCATCCTGCTCCGCGTGGCGGAGGACAAGTTCTGGCTCTCGCTCGCAGACAGCGACGTCCACCTCTGGGCCATGGGGCTGGCGCACGCCGGCGGCTGGGACGTCACCGTCGAGGAGGTCGACGTCGCCCCCGTCCAGATCCAAGGTCCCAAGGCCAAGGGGCTGATGAGCGACCTCTTCGGGCAGCAGATCCTCGACATGCCTTACTACCACCTGCAGCATCACACGCTCAACGGGATGGACGTCGTAGTCAGCCGCACCGGCTACACCGGCGAGATCGGCTACGAAATCTACCTCTACAACGCCACCCTGAACGCCGGGAAGCTGTGGGATACGATCTGGGAAGCCGGGCAAGCCCATGACCTCCGCGTGATCGGACCCTCCCACATCCGCCGGATCGAGGCGGGCATGCTGGCGTACGGCTGCGACATCACGCTGGGCACCAATCCGCTGGAAGTCGGCTACGACTACGACTGGATGGTTGATCTGGACCAGGAGGCCGACTTCATTGGCAGGGAGGCGCTCCGCAAGGCCCGCACCGACGGGATCGGCCGGCTCATCGTCGGCGTGGAGATCGGCGGCGACCCGCTGGGCAGCTACAACGACGGATCGATGATCGAACCGTTCCGCGTCACGACGCACGGCGGCGTTCCGGCCGGCGAAGTCACCAGCGCCTGCCACTCCCCGCGCTTGCAGCGCAACATCGGCCTGGCCATGGTCCTGATCGCCCACAGCCGCCTCGGCACTGAACTAACCATCCACACGCCCGACGGCGCACGCCCGGGAACCGTCGTCCAGAAACCTTTCGTGGATCCCACCAAGGCAACACCCAAGGACTGA
- a CDS encoding SRPBCC domain-containing protein, with product MPGNYVATSTILIDAPTSQVWSVITDPESIQEFMFGTTVVTDWTVGSPISWRGEWKGKAYEDKGVILEVDPGKRLAHTHFSPLSGQADAPENYHTLTWTLENKADKTMLTLSQDNNASAEEAEHSKGMWDSLVQGVKTVAERS from the coding sequence GTGCCCGGGAACTATGTCGCCACCTCGACAATCTTGATCGACGCTCCGACGAGCCAAGTCTGGTCCGTCATCACGGACCCCGAATCGATCCAGGAGTTCATGTTCGGCACCACTGTCGTCACTGACTGGACCGTTGGCAGCCCGATCAGTTGGCGCGGCGAGTGGAAAGGCAAGGCCTACGAGGACAAGGGCGTAATCCTCGAGGTCGATCCCGGGAAGCGGCTGGCGCACACACATTTCAGCCCGCTCTCCGGCCAGGCGGACGCACCGGAAAATTACCACACGCTGACCTGGACGCTGGAGAACAAGGCGGACAAGACCATGCTGACGCTCTCGCAGGACAACAACGCCAGCGCCGAAGAGGCGGAGCACTCGAAGGGCATGTGGGACAGCTTGGTCCAGGGCGTAAAGACCGTCGCCGAGCGGAGCTAG
- a CDS encoding VOC family protein encodes MEPLSSRILLRPSDPAKSQVFYRDILGLAVYREFGDPESPGTVFFLGNGLLEVSGQRGDEGACRLELWIQVRDIEAEWKKLQAAGVDILRAPVEEPWGLLEMWIADPDGVRIVLVEVPADHPIRRDTRNPRDL; translated from the coding sequence ATGGAGCCATTGAGCAGCCGCATACTCCTGCGGCCTTCCGACCCGGCGAAGAGCCAGGTCTTTTACCGTGACATCCTGGGTCTGGCCGTCTACCGTGAGTTCGGCGATCCCGAGAGCCCGGGCACCGTATTTTTCCTGGGCAACGGTCTCCTCGAGGTATCCGGGCAGCGCGGTGACGAGGGTGCCTGCCGGCTGGAGTTGTGGATCCAGGTCCGCGACATCGAGGCCGAGTGGAAGAAGCTTCAGGCCGCCGGCGTGGACATATTGCGTGCGCCGGTGGAGGAACCGTGGGGTCTGCTGGAGATGTGGATCGCCGATCCGGATGGCGTGCGCATCGTGCTGGTGGAGGTCCCGGCGGACCACCCGATCCGGCGCGACACGCGGAACCCCCGGGACCTCTGA
- a CDS encoding hydroxymethylpyrimidine/phosphomethylpyrimidine kinase, whose protein sequence is MPSSTDISADAALTARPAITLTIAGSEATGGAGAQADLKTFQELGTYGITALTCIVSFDPKDSWNHRFVPVDANVIADQLEAIQTCYEGSLKTVKIGMLGSPVTIDTVAAALSNQEWDNIVLDPVLICKGQEPGHALDTDQALKAQVLPLATFVTPNHFEAESLSGITISNVEDLEKAARIIHEASGAAVLAKGGVRLEGPDAVDVFFDGETLEVLSAPKVGEVAVSGAGCSLAAAVTAELAKGATPLEAARTAKAFVTEGIKARVSSHAPFDALWQGFAN, encoded by the coding sequence ATGCCTTCTTCCACTGACATTTCCGCAGACGCTGCCCTGACTGCCCGTCCCGCCATTACGCTGACGATTGCAGGCTCCGAAGCCACCGGCGGCGCCGGGGCCCAGGCAGACCTGAAAACCTTCCAGGAACTCGGTACCTACGGCATCACCGCCCTGACGTGCATCGTTTCCTTCGACCCTAAGGACAGCTGGAACCACCGCTTCGTCCCGGTCGATGCGAACGTCATCGCCGACCAGCTCGAAGCCATCCAGACCTGCTATGAGGGCTCGCTGAAGACCGTCAAGATCGGCATGCTGGGCTCCCCCGTCACTATCGACACGGTAGCCGCCGCGCTGAGCAACCAGGAGTGGGACAACATCGTGTTGGACCCCGTGCTGATCTGCAAGGGCCAGGAACCCGGCCACGCGCTGGACACCGATCAGGCGCTCAAGGCTCAGGTCCTGCCGCTGGCCACCTTCGTCACCCCGAACCATTTCGAGGCCGAATCCCTGTCCGGCATCACGATCAGCAATGTCGAGGATCTGGAAAAGGCTGCCCGCATCATCCACGAAGCCTCCGGCGCTGCGGTGCTGGCCAAGGGCGGCGTACGCCTTGAGGGCCCGGATGCCGTGGACGTCTTTTTCGACGGCGAGACCCTCGAAGTGCTCAGCGCACCGAAGGTCGGCGAGGTAGCCGTTAGTGGCGCGGGCTGCTCGCTGGCCGCGGCCGTTACCGCCGAACTGGCCAAGGGCGCCACTCCGCTGGAGGCCGCGCGGACAGCCAAGGCCTTCGTGACCGAGGGCATCAAGGCACGCGTCTCCTCCCACGCCCCGTTCGACGCGCTGTGGCAGGGCTTCGCCAACTAA
- a CDS encoding queuosine precursor transporter encodes MTDLQKSRPGHAPANFASIGSPYFGIMLAAMAVVLILSNIGASKGVAIGPIITDGGFFLFPLAYILGDVVSEVYGFKVARKAILTTFALSVFASFCYWVIIALPGFDDDFGIAKQEALELALGPVPLIVLASLLGFLVGQTLNSWVLVKMKERFGERRLWARLMGSTGVGEFADTLIFCSIAASVIGITDFPTFVNYVVVGFVYKTLVEFLFVPLTTAAIGWVKKREPSYGAAS; translated from the coding sequence ATGACTGACCTGCAGAAATCCCGCCCCGGCCACGCTCCGGCCAACTTCGCCTCAATCGGCAGCCCCTACTTCGGCATCATGCTCGCGGCCATGGCGGTGGTGCTGATCCTGTCCAACATCGGCGCCTCCAAGGGCGTGGCCATTGGACCGATCATCACCGACGGCGGTTTCTTCCTCTTCCCGCTGGCCTACATCCTGGGCGACGTTGTCAGCGAGGTGTACGGCTTCAAGGTGGCGCGCAAGGCCATCCTCACCACGTTCGCCCTCTCCGTTTTCGCCTCGTTCTGCTACTGGGTCATCATCGCGCTGCCCGGCTTCGACGACGATTTCGGCATCGCCAAACAGGAAGCGCTGGAACTGGCCCTCGGCCCGGTGCCGCTGATTGTGCTCGCGAGCCTGCTGGGCTTCCTGGTCGGCCAGACGCTCAATTCCTGGGTGCTGGTGAAGATGAAGGAGCGCTTTGGGGAGCGCAGGCTCTGGGCGCGGTTGATGGGCTCCACCGGCGTCGGCGAATTCGCGGATACCCTGATCTTCTGCTCGATCGCGGCCTCGGTCATCGGCATCACGGACTTCCCGACGTTCGTGAACTACGTCGTCGTCGGCTTTGTCTACAAGACGCTTGTCGAGTTCCTCTTCGTTCCGCTTACGACGGCGGCCATCGGCTGGGTGAAGAAGCGGGAACCTTCGTACGGGGCTGCGTCTTAA
- a CDS encoding SRPBCC domain-containing protein, whose protein sequence is MGVRKTVPAPLPQVWDFLIGEGLPLWLGETTLGTRRRDQYETTDGTRGEIRSFHPHERIRLTWEPQDWDHDSILQITLMQVQAGTAIGFHQEHLASAAEREKMLDHWHDVADRIAAALGKRTPR, encoded by the coding sequence ATGGGAGTCCGCAAGACGGTTCCGGCACCGTTGCCCCAGGTCTGGGACTTCCTTATCGGCGAGGGGCTGCCGCTCTGGCTGGGCGAAACGACCCTGGGCACCCGCCGCCGCGACCAATATGAAACCACGGATGGCACCCGGGGCGAAATCCGCAGTTTCCACCCGCACGAGCGGATCAGACTGACCTGGGAGCCGCAGGACTGGGATCACGATTCCATCCTGCAGATCACCCTGATGCAGGTACAGGCAGGCACTGCCATCGGCTTCCACCAGGAGCATCTGGCCAGTGCCGCGGAGCGGGAGAAGATGCTGGATCACTGGCACGACGTTGCCGATCGGATCGCCGCTGCCCTTGGCAAGAGAACTCCGCGCTAG
- a CDS encoding ZIP family metal transporter → MGPSLVFGAVASSALVLGALIGVKFELPKRFLAMLLSFAAGALITALSFELFQDAYRHGGIWRAAIGLFVGAAVFTTLSALLDRWAQPKSRPTPADQYQGSAKLDTNAAAEDRAPTKESTRGAAGMALLAAVTLDGVPENIALGVSLTEGTGGLALLAAIFVSNLPEALVGASSMRSQGKTTGKILGLWLVCAVLLVAAVVIGAGPLSGSDPETISLPLAFAAGAVIASLADTLMPEAFEHGGPAVALSTAAGFVLSFVLSLA, encoded by the coding sequence ATGGGACCGTCACTGGTTTTTGGCGCCGTGGCTTCCAGCGCACTGGTGCTGGGCGCGCTCATCGGTGTGAAGTTCGAGCTGCCCAAGCGGTTCCTGGCCATGCTGCTTTCCTTCGCGGCGGGCGCCCTGATCACGGCCCTGAGTTTCGAGCTCTTCCAGGATGCCTACCGGCACGGCGGCATCTGGCGCGCCGCCATCGGTCTCTTCGTGGGCGCAGCCGTCTTCACCACTTTAAGCGCCTTGCTTGACCGCTGGGCCCAGCCCAAGTCGCGGCCTACCCCGGCCGACCAATATCAGGGCAGTGCCAAGCTGGACACCAACGCGGCTGCCGAGGACCGCGCGCCCACCAAGGAATCCACCCGGGGCGCCGCCGGCATGGCGCTGCTGGCCGCCGTCACGCTCGATGGCGTGCCGGAGAACATCGCCCTGGGCGTCTCGCTGACGGAAGGAACCGGCGGGCTGGCACTGCTGGCCGCGATCTTCGTGTCCAACCTGCCGGAAGCGCTCGTCGGCGCTTCCTCCATGCGCAGCCAGGGCAAGACCACGGGCAAGATCCTCGGCCTGTGGCTGGTGTGCGCAGTGCTGCTCGTCGCCGCCGTCGTTATTGGGGCCGGTCCCCTCTCGGGCAGCGACCCGGAGACCATCTCCCTGCCGCTGGCTTTCGCCGCCGGCGCGGTGATCGCCTCGCTGGCGGACACCCTCATGCCCGAGGCGTTCGAGCACGGCGGCCCGGCAGTTGCGCTCAGTACCGCCGCCGGTTTTGTCCTCTCGTTCGTGCTGTCGCTCGCCTAA
- a CDS encoding DUF4126 domain-containing protein codes for MFEILTGTGLSAAAGLNAFIPMLILGLLDRYTDLVQLPAEWAWLGNGWVLLIVGLLLVLEIAADKIPMVDSINDWIQTVIRPAAGGIVFGSGVSSETVTVPDPDSFFGGDAWVPVVIGIVIAFAVHLVKMMTRPVLNAATVGTAAPVVSTVEDTASLSLALAAVLLPALVIVVIAAVVLGLWLLYRRFRRPGVRRSSVPRPRF; via the coding sequence ATGTTCGAAATCCTGACCGGCACGGGACTGTCTGCGGCAGCGGGACTGAATGCATTCATCCCGATGCTGATCCTTGGCCTGCTGGACCGGTACACGGACCTGGTCCAGTTGCCCGCCGAGTGGGCGTGGCTGGGCAACGGGTGGGTGTTGCTGATTGTGGGCCTGCTGCTGGTACTGGAGATCGCCGCGGACAAAATCCCGATGGTGGACAGTATCAACGACTGGATCCAGACGGTGATCCGGCCAGCCGCCGGCGGCATCGTCTTCGGCAGCGGGGTGTCCTCGGAAACAGTAACCGTCCCGGACCCGGATTCCTTCTTCGGCGGCGACGCCTGGGTCCCCGTGGTTATCGGCATTGTCATTGCGTTTGCCGTCCACCTGGTGAAGATGATGACCCGGCCGGTGCTGAACGCTGCGACCGTCGGCACAGCGGCGCCGGTGGTCAGCACCGTAGAGGACACCGCGAGCCTGTCGCTCGCCTTGGCCGCCGTACTGTTGCCGGCGCTCGTGATCGTGGTGATTGCCGCCGTCGTACTTGGTTTGTGGCTGCTGTACCGCCGGTTCCGCCGGCCGGGGGTCAGGCGTAGTAGCGTCCCAAGACCTCGTTTTTGA
- the tgt gene encoding tRNA guanosine(34) transglycosylase Tgt gives MPQSDFSFTVGKRLSETALPTAAQVAANGGEFRGRTGIIATPHGEIQTPAFIAVGTKATVKAVLPEAMKDLGAQALLANAYHLYLQPGPEILDEAGGLGKFMNWTGPTFTDSGGFQVMSLGSGFKKVINMDAAAEAGAGSGADDRVAAGKERLAHVDDDGVWFKSHLNGDRHRFTPEISMQVQHQLGADIMFAFDELTTLMNSRAYQELSLERTRLWAERCIVEHELLTEERSHRPYQALFGVIQGAQYEDLRRKACSDLGAMNFDGFGIGGALEKENLGTIVRWCNEELPEDKPRHLLGISEPDDIFTAIENGADTFDCVSPTRVARNSAFYTPDGRKNLSNAKFKRDFTPLVEGCDCYACANYTRAYIHHLFKANEMVSHTLISIHNERFTVKLVDDARLAIEDGSFFDFKNEVLGRYYA, from the coding sequence GTGCCGCAATCTGATTTTTCCTTCACCGTAGGCAAACGCCTGTCCGAAACTGCCCTTCCCACCGCCGCCCAGGTCGCGGCCAACGGCGGTGAATTCAGGGGGCGCACCGGCATCATCGCCACCCCGCATGGCGAAATCCAGACACCGGCCTTCATCGCCGTCGGCACCAAGGCCACAGTGAAGGCCGTGCTCCCCGAGGCCATGAAGGACCTCGGCGCCCAGGCCTTGCTGGCCAACGCGTACCACCTCTATCTGCAGCCCGGCCCGGAAATCCTGGACGAGGCCGGCGGCCTGGGGAAGTTCATGAACTGGACCGGCCCCACCTTCACCGACTCGGGCGGTTTCCAGGTGATGAGCCTGGGCTCCGGGTTCAAGAAGGTCATCAACATGGACGCTGCCGCGGAGGCCGGGGCCGGTTCCGGCGCCGATGACCGCGTAGCGGCAGGCAAGGAGCGCCTCGCCCATGTGGATGACGACGGCGTCTGGTTCAAGTCCCACCTCAACGGCGACCGCCACCGGTTCACGCCGGAGATCTCCATGCAGGTCCAGCACCAGCTCGGGGCGGACATCATGTTCGCCTTCGACGAGCTGACCACGCTGATGAACTCCCGTGCCTACCAGGAGCTCAGTCTGGAGCGCACCCGGCTCTGGGCCGAGCGCTGCATCGTCGAGCACGAGCTGCTGACCGAGGAGCGTTCGCACCGGCCGTACCAAGCGCTGTTCGGTGTCATCCAGGGCGCGCAGTACGAGGACCTGCGCCGCAAGGCCTGCAGCGATCTCGGCGCCATGAACTTCGACGGCTTCGGCATCGGCGGGGCGCTGGAAAAGGAGAACCTCGGCACCATCGTGCGCTGGTGCAACGAGGAACTCCCCGAGGACAAGCCGCGCCACCTGCTGGGCATTTCCGAACCCGACGACATCTTCACCGCCATCGAAAACGGCGCGGACACCTTCGACTGCGTCTCCCCCACCCGGGTGGCCCGCAACTCCGCCTTCTACACGCCGGACGGCCGGAAAAACCTCTCCAACGCCAAGTTCAAGCGGGACTTCACCCCGCTGGTGGAGGGCTGCGACTGCTACGCCTGCGCCAACTACACCCGCGCCTATATCCACCACCTGTTCAAGGCCAACGAGATGGTCAGCCACACCCTGATCTCCATCCACAACGAGCGCTTCACCGTGAAACTGGTCGACGACGCCCGGCTGGCCATCGAGGACGGCTCCTTCTTCGACTTCAAAAACGAGGTCTTGGGACGCTACTACGCCTGA